In one Culex quinquefasciatus strain JHB chromosome 2, VPISU_Cqui_1.0_pri_paternal, whole genome shotgun sequence genomic region, the following are encoded:
- the LOC6037746 gene encoding zinc finger protein 2 isoform X1, with product MVPPKQLLLRSRMTNLPKLKLNAYYFRYRDYQKFRRTSLTMRICRVCGESLLAQSQPQSLDRYTGIYFHLTAIQLADHEDPAQCKICGLCIEKLEDFDRFRKVCLEVHWRLSKVKFEPIDEDAHEETVQVECKTEFQEDFELIRSVIKEKNEVESSDEEEDDEGNLDGNDSDSDDEDDDYMDDDIVADELPLFPKTESGDSDSEDEPKPKKKRAKWGSLKKERKEPMQVYECDQCPKKFRVLMRLNAHKRTHEGLKPFVCELCGKDFAKWNNLKTHRIQKHSDNKIAMPCMECGQTFATKQGLKRHRERNHDPNYVAPEPISFMCDTCGKTFTTNGTLKKHKYIHTPNEMPFVCQICDKKFPTKHKLHEHTMRHEGVKNHTCPCCGLRKTTMHELRTHMKNVHSKSRTIPCDFCTTMFANIGNLNRHVKIVHLGVKPYNCTVCDRAFGKSDHLKRHMKSHNRTGGPSGGGVATEADDEHIPVVDAAATLPSQPAAHTPMVPMLAQAE from the exons ATGGTTCCTCCAAAACAACTCCTGCTGCGATCTCGGATGACAAACCTGCCGAAACTAAAATTGAACGCTTATTATTTT cgATATCGTGATTACCAAAAGTTTCGGCGCACCAGCCTAACGATGCGAATCTGCCGCGTTTGTGGCGAATCGTTGCTAGCGCAAAGCCAGCCCCAGAGCTTGGACAGGTATACGGGCATTTACTTCCATCTGACCGCGATCCAGCTGGCGGACCACGAAGATCCCGCCCAGTGCAAGATCTGCGGGCTGTGCATCGAGAAGCTGGAGGACTTTGACCGCTTCCGGAAAGTGTGCCTGGAGGTGCACTGGCGGCTGAGCAAAGTGAAATTTGAACCGATAGATGAGGATGCGCACGAGGAGACGGTTCAGGTGGAGTGCAAGACCGAATTTCAGGAAGATTTTGAGCTGATCCGGAGTGTGATTAAGGAGAAGAACGAGGTGGAATCTAGCGATGAAGAGGAGGACGATGAGGGCAATTTGGACGGGAATGACTCAGACTCGGACGATGAAGACGACGATTACATGGATGATGATATC GTTGCAGACGAACTTCCGTTGTTTCCCAAAACAGAGTCCGGCGATTCTGACTCGGAGGATGAGCCCAAGCCTAAGAAGAAACGAGCCAAGTGGGGCAGTTTGAAAAAGGAGCGCAAGGAACCAATGCAGGTTTACGAGTGCGACCAATGTCCGAAGAAGTTCCGCGTCCTGATGCGATTGAACGCCCACAAACGAACCCACGAAGGTTTGAAACCGTTCGTTTGCGAGCTCTGCGGAAAGGACTTTGCCAAGTGGAACAACCTGAAAACGCATCGCATCCAGAAGCACTCGGACAACAAAATCGCCATGCCGTGCATGGAGTGTGGCCAAACGTTCGCTACCAAGCAGGGCTTGAAGCGACACCGGGAGCGCAACCACGACCCCAACTACGTCGCACCGGAGCCGATTTCGTTCATGTGTGACACGTGCGGCAAGACGTTCACCACCAACGGGACGCTCAAGAAGCACAAGTACATCCACACGCCCAACGAGATGCCGTTTGTGTGTCAAATCTGCGACAAAAAGTTCCCCACCAAGCACAAATTGCACGAG CATACGATGCGACACGAGGGCGTAAAGAATCACACTTGCCCGTGCTGCGGCTTGCGGAAAACGACCATGCATGAGCTGAGGACGCACATGAAGAACGTACACTCCAAGTCGCGGACGATTCCGTGCGATTTCTGCACCACGATGTTTGCCAACATTG GAAACCTCAACCGCCACGTCAAGATTGTCCACCTGGGCGTAAAGCCGTACAACTGCACGGTTTGCGATCGCGCATTCGGCAAATCCGACCACCTCAAACGCCACATGAAGAGTCACAATCGAACTGGGGGGCCCAGCGGAGGAGGGGTAGCTACGGAAGCCGACGATGAACACATTCCAGTCGTGGACGCGGCGGCCACGTTGCCATCCCAACCGGCGGCCCACACTCCGATGGTGCCGATGCTGGCACAGGCAGAATGA
- the LOC6037745 gene encoding nucleolar protein 9, with protein MEESTASEPQTERGSNHFKNRNKKKKSAGKRFLQNAKGFGRKNSFGRGAELEQDEYNYFVEILEAMNGLEDADERSTMACNVYEQIREKEIKTSSNQLSSRVLENLLGFTDESTLEHLMEVFVENFRVVCCDKFASHVLQKMLFIAVVRCVGGSQPDQEEDGPAAKKMAKGELGRELEYNMGHEFGEGHRKVCGKFVKKVAKFLLNNLEDFVWDSFGNYVIRQCILNLAGIAEQKISKGESSVVKRLTVPEKWTKLINEFSLRLLAWPQFADLPYNEFTSVLLQNLLTSLARSEDKFQLAQIGEKLLNESFLKEEPPAEDDEPEAVPLPKVFQHDSSIRLLEVLLSVSSEDFLKDNLFKQLFQGKIVLLSNTRATNFAVQMLLDNIADKHLLELFFSELDAGLEEVLQQGHTGVVANLAKACNRLSCQQGKLIKLLLDALHCSDATGEKLLNSVLKLMPPEVLAKQENAPIHLHGSVILQAILEFNKPIKLVSAILETKNDSLAKIFTDPRGSFVVNAFITSKFVGEKSREKLIRHLEGCYMDLALSSHGSRALELLYGAASPTQKESIVKELSERVAQLNSKPWGVIINRKLAVDSYRKNPTAWKNGTAAAPLNDKVGKLFDKEIGGAESRKRK; from the coding sequence ATGGAAGAATCGACCGCAAGTGAGCCGCAGACGGAACGTGGCTCGAACCACTTCAAGAATCGCAACAAAAAGAAGAAATCCGCCGGCAAGCGGTTCCTGCAGAACGCGAAGGGTTTCGGCCGGAAGAACAGCTTCGGGAGGGGGGCTGAGCTGGAGCAGGACGAGTACAACTATTTCGTCGAGATTCTGGAAGCGATGAACGGGCTGGAGGACGCGGACGAGCGGAGCACGATGGCCTGCAACGTGTACGAGCAGATCCGCGAGAAGGAGATCAAGACGTCGTCGAATCAGCTGAGCAGCCGGGTGTTGGAGAATCTGCTGGGGTTTACGGACGAGTCGACGCTGGAACATCTGATGGAGGTGTTTGTGGAGAACTTTCGGGTTGTTTGTTGCGACAAGTTTGCGTCGCACGTGCTGCAGAAGATGCTGTTTATTGCGGTCGTTCGGTGTGTTGGCGGGAGTCAGCCGGATCAGGAGGAAGACGGTCCGGCCGCTAAGAAGATGGCTAAGGGTGAGCTTGGCCGCGAGTTGGAGTACAACATGGGCCATGAGTTTGGAGAAGGGCACCGGAAGGTGTGCGGGAAGTTCGTCAAAAAGGTGGCGAAATTCTTGCTGAACAATTTGGAGGACTTTGTGTGGGATTCGTTCGGGAACTACGTGATCCGGCAGTGCATTCTGAACCTGGCTGGAATCGCGGAGCAAAAGATTAGCAAAGGGGAGTCTTCGGTCGTGAAACGGCTAACCGTGCCGGAAAAGTGGACCAAGCTTATCAATGAGTTCAGCTTGCGGTTGCTAGCGTGGCCGCAGTTTGCCGATTTGCCTTACAACGAGTTCACTTCGGTTCTGCTGCAAAACCTGCTCACTTCGCTGGCTCGAAGCGAGGACAAGTTTCAACTGGCACAAATCGGAGAGAAGCTGCTGAACGAGAGCTTCCTGAAGGAGGAACCTCCAGCAGAAGATGACGAACCAGAAGCGGTACCGCTCCCGAAGGTTTTCCAGCACGACAGCTCGATTCGACTGTTGGAAGTGCTTCTCTCCGTGTCCAGTGAAGACTTCCTTAAGGACAATCTCTTCAAGCAACTCTTCCAAGGCAAAATAGTTCTGCTGAGCAATACACGTGCCACTAACTTTGCCGTCCAAATGTTGCTGGATAACATTGCCGACAAACACTTGCTGGAGCTTTTCTTTTCCGAACTCGACGCGGGTCTCGAAGAAGTCCTTCAACAAGGTCACACCGGAGTCGTTGCGAACCTGGCCAAAGCTTGCAACCGGCTAAGCTGCCAGCAGGGAAAGCTGATCAAACTTCTACTAGACGCCCTCCACTGTTCCGACGCCACCGGAGAAAAGCTGCTCaactccgtgctcaaactcatGCCGCCGGAAGTGCTCGCCAAGCAGGAAAACGCCCCAATCCACCTTCACGGCTCCGTCATCCTGCAAGCGATTCTGGAGTTCAACAAACCAATCAAGCTCGTATCCGCCATCCTGGAAACCAAAAACGACTCCCTGGCCAAGATTTTCACCGACCCGCGCGGCTCCTTCGTCGTGAACGCCTTCATCACGTCCAAATTCGTGGGGGAAAAGTCCCGCGAGAAGCTGATCCGCCACCTCGAGGGATGCTACATGGACCTGGCGCTGTCTTCGCACGGATCGCGCGCCCTCGAGCTGCTCTACGGCGCGGCCAGCCCCACCCAAAAAGAATCCATCGTGAAGGAACTGTCCGAACGGGTCGCCCAACTCAACAGCAAACCCTGGGGCGTCATCATCAACCGGAAGCTGGCGGTCGACAGCTACCGCAAGAATCCCACCGCGTGGAAAAACGGAACGGCGGCAGCGCCGCTCAACGACAAGGTCGGCAAGCTGTTTGACAAGGAGATCGGGGGCGCCGAGTCGCGAAAACGTAAGTAA
- the LOC6037746 gene encoding zinc finger and BTB domain-containing protein 17 isoform X2: MRICRVCGESLLAQSQPQSLDRYTGIYFHLTAIQLADHEDPAQCKICGLCIEKLEDFDRFRKVCLEVHWRLSKVKFEPIDEDAHEETVQVECKTEFQEDFELIRSVIKEKNEVESSDEEEDDEGNLDGNDSDSDDEDDDYMDDDIVADELPLFPKTESGDSDSEDEPKPKKKRAKWGSLKKERKEPMQVYECDQCPKKFRVLMRLNAHKRTHEGLKPFVCELCGKDFAKWNNLKTHRIQKHSDNKIAMPCMECGQTFATKQGLKRHRERNHDPNYVAPEPISFMCDTCGKTFTTNGTLKKHKYIHTPNEMPFVCQICDKKFPTKHKLHEHTMRHEGVKNHTCPCCGLRKTTMHELRTHMKNVHSKSRTIPCDFCTTMFANIGNLNRHVKIVHLGVKPYNCTVCDRAFGKSDHLKRHMKSHNRTGGPSGGGVATEADDEHIPVVDAAATLPSQPAAHTPMVPMLAQAE, from the exons ATGCGAATCTGCCGCGTTTGTGGCGAATCGTTGCTAGCGCAAAGCCAGCCCCAGAGCTTGGACAGGTATACGGGCATTTACTTCCATCTGACCGCGATCCAGCTGGCGGACCACGAAGATCCCGCCCAGTGCAAGATCTGCGGGCTGTGCATCGAGAAGCTGGAGGACTTTGACCGCTTCCGGAAAGTGTGCCTGGAGGTGCACTGGCGGCTGAGCAAAGTGAAATTTGAACCGATAGATGAGGATGCGCACGAGGAGACGGTTCAGGTGGAGTGCAAGACCGAATTTCAGGAAGATTTTGAGCTGATCCGGAGTGTGATTAAGGAGAAGAACGAGGTGGAATCTAGCGATGAAGAGGAGGACGATGAGGGCAATTTGGACGGGAATGACTCAGACTCGGACGATGAAGACGACGATTACATGGATGATGATATC GTTGCAGACGAACTTCCGTTGTTTCCCAAAACAGAGTCCGGCGATTCTGACTCGGAGGATGAGCCCAAGCCTAAGAAGAAACGAGCCAAGTGGGGCAGTTTGAAAAAGGAGCGCAAGGAACCAATGCAGGTTTACGAGTGCGACCAATGTCCGAAGAAGTTCCGCGTCCTGATGCGATTGAACGCCCACAAACGAACCCACGAAGGTTTGAAACCGTTCGTTTGCGAGCTCTGCGGAAAGGACTTTGCCAAGTGGAACAACCTGAAAACGCATCGCATCCAGAAGCACTCGGACAACAAAATCGCCATGCCGTGCATGGAGTGTGGCCAAACGTTCGCTACCAAGCAGGGCTTGAAGCGACACCGGGAGCGCAACCACGACCCCAACTACGTCGCACCGGAGCCGATTTCGTTCATGTGTGACACGTGCGGCAAGACGTTCACCACCAACGGGACGCTCAAGAAGCACAAGTACATCCACACGCCCAACGAGATGCCGTTTGTGTGTCAAATCTGCGACAAAAAGTTCCCCACCAAGCACAAATTGCACGAG CATACGATGCGACACGAGGGCGTAAAGAATCACACTTGCCCGTGCTGCGGCTTGCGGAAAACGACCATGCATGAGCTGAGGACGCACATGAAGAACGTACACTCCAAGTCGCGGACGATTCCGTGCGATTTCTGCACCACGATGTTTGCCAACATTG GAAACCTCAACCGCCACGTCAAGATTGTCCACCTGGGCGTAAAGCCGTACAACTGCACGGTTTGCGATCGCGCATTCGGCAAATCCGACCACCTCAAACGCCACATGAAGAGTCACAATCGAACTGGGGGGCCCAGCGGAGGAGGGGTAGCTACGGAAGCCGACGATGAACACATTCCAGTCGTGGACGCGGCGGCCACGTTGCCATCCCAACCGGCGGCCCACACTCCGATGGTGCCGATGCTGGCACAGGCAGAATGA
- the LOC6037744 gene encoding gastrula zinc finger protein XlCGF26.1 — protein sequence MDMCRACGEFPDGTNQLSEYLEKYSDIYFNLTSIKLPPGEDSDRQRICEGCHLKLLEYNRFRTVCLQVHYKLSAIKKEIEPDQGDVVDLECKPNVDALKIEQFDFSDNDLAEDDGQNAGKEEEHSEDDNSFQGDSSSNSSSESESEDERPIASRRKNKQKQSAKSKPVDDSKEQIYPCTECNKKFRSETRFQGHMRMHEGLKPALCTTCGKSFAKYNSLKLHINQKHSENKVKYPCDFPGCEHVYSTKQTMQQHRKKHDPNYVTPEQKRSVCDQCGKTFSTTGALKKHSYIHTGDMPFQCTVCNKKLPTAHKLKEHTMRHEGVKNHVCPYCGMKKTTRHELKVHMNYHTREKQFTCHVCAQVFSNIGNMSRHIRIVHCGIKKYSCTYCERSFGKAETLKHHVMIHTGEKPHECKICGRRFIQSVALQTHMKTHRKHQQQQQQSMQQQQSPSVGPQIAPQLALDPQQQQTQLHHPSMMMHSPPPQIPLGAPQQQHLQ from the exons ATGGACATGTGCCGGGCCTGCGGGGAGTTCCCCGACGGGACCAACCAGCTGTCGGAGTACTTGGAAAAGTATTCCGACATTTACTTCAATCTGACATCGATTAAG CTGCCTCCAGGGGAAGATTCGGACCGGCAGCGGATCTGCGAGGGATGTCACCTGAAGCTGTTGGAGTACAACCGATTCCGGACGGTTTGCTTGCAGGTTCATTACAAGCTATCGGCTATT AAAAAGGAAATTGAACCAGACCAGGGAGATGTCGTGGATTTGGAGTGCAAGCCGAACGTCGACGCGCTGAAGATTGAGCAGTTTGATTTCTCTGACAACGACTTGGCGGAAGATGACGGACAGAATGCGGGAAAAGAAGAAGAGCACTCCGAGGATGACAATTCGTTCCAGGGAGATTCCAGCTCGAATTCCAGCAGCGAGAGTGAATCGGAGGACGAACGACCGATTGCCAGTCGGCGGAAAAATAAGCAGAAGCAGAGCGCCAAGTCCAAACCGGTGGACGACAGCAAGGAGCAGATTTATCCCTGTACGGAGTGTAACAAAAAGTTCCGCAGCGAAACGCGCTTCCAGGGCCACATGCGGATGCACGAGGGTCTCAAACCGGCACTCTGCACGACCTGCGGCAAATCGTTCGCCAAGTACAACAGTCTGAAgctgcacatcaaccagaagcACTCGGAGAACAAGGTCAAGTATCCGTGCGACTTTCCGGGCTGCGAGCACGTCTACTCGACGAAGCAAACGATGCAGCAGCACCGGAAGAAGCACGACCCGAACTACGTGACGCCGGAGCAGAAGCGGTCCGTTTGCGATCAGTGCGGCAAGACGTTCTCGACGACCGGGGCGCTAAAG AAACATAGTTACATTCATACTGGCGATATGCCTTTCCAGTGCACAGTTTGTAACAAGAAGCTTCCAACGGCTCACAAGTTGAAGGAACACACAATGAGACATGAG GGAGTCAAAAATCACGTTTGCCCGTACTGTGGAATGAAGAAGACGACTCGTCACGAGCTAAAGGTTCACATGAACTATCACACCCGTGAAAAGCAATTTACGTGTCACGTGTGCGCACAAGTCTTTTCCAACATTG GCAACATGAGCCGCCACATCCGCATCGTCCACTGTGGCATCAAGAAGTACTCGTGCACGTACTGCGAGCGCTCCTTTGGCAAGGCCGAAACGCTCAAGCATCACGTCATGATCCACACGGGAGAGAAACCGCACGAGTGCAAGATATGCGGCCGGCGCTTCATCCAATCGGTGGCGCTGCAAACGCACATGAAAACGCACCGGAAgcatcaacagcagcaacagcaatcgATGCAGCAACAGCAGTCGCCTTCGGTTGGGCCGCAAATTGCACCCCAGCTGGCGCTTGatccgcagcagcagcaaactcAGCTTCACCATCCGTCGATGATGATGCATTCGCCACCGCCGCAGATTCCGCTTGGGGCGCCCCAGCAGCAGCATTTACAGTGA
- the LOC119767668 gene encoding uncharacterized protein LOC119767668, translated as MSSTNALVEVLEEYHYLAEPFDRGQLKEMASAVPPKDCRADEEFRESLTSRQREVLDEVQELVRDRIGRRARQESVKDVVGMQVDVSAQYRVTCDSYKEMLGKIKIYELDVMLEDRHIEELRLDSLEVKYTMTDTLSKVALHQESALPEVNTS; from the exons atgtcctccACCAACGCCCTCGTCGAAGTCCTGGAGGAGTACCACTACCTTGCGGAACCGTTCGACCGTGGCCAGCTGAAGGAAATGGCCAGCGCGGTCCCGCCCAAGGATTGCCGCGCCGACGAGGAGTTTCGCGAAAGTTTGACGTCGCGCCAGCGGGAAGTGCTCGACGAGGTGCAGGAGCTGGTGCGCGATCGGATCGGGCGGCGGGCGCGCCAGGAATCGGTCAAGGACGTGGTCGGCATGCAGGTGGACGTGAGCGCCCAGTACCGGGTGACCTGCGACAGCTACAAGGAGATGCTGG GCAAAATAAAGATCTACGAACTGGACGTCATGCTCGAGGACCGCCACATCGAGGAGCTGCGCCTGGACAGTTTGGAGGTGAAGTACACCATGACCGATACCCTGTCAAAGGTTGCACTACACCAGGAATCGGCTCTTCCGGAAGTCAATACAAGTTAA